Proteins from a genomic interval of Osmia bicornis bicornis chromosome 13, iOsmBic2.1, whole genome shotgun sequence:
- the LOC114878769 gene encoding synaptic vesicle glycoprotein 2B-like, giving the protein MPHNHRISVITVSDKHTDGDRNNFSYTTGEAVKKKPADFETAIATAGYGKFQYLLLLTIIPVSWSNSIDTASVAIILPSAECDLQMTLFQKGVLNAIIFVGMVSSGYLWGYVADVRGRKVVFMYGYLADGICNILCGFSQNFWTLAFFKFLSGFIISGPHASILAYCSEFYGVKERVRIPLVIGFSITFGNTVAAALAWLVIPQTWSIVLWDGVFVYNSWRLYLSLCGVPSLIGLVCLSRFPESPKFLMSQGRREEALEVFKKIYRVNSGKPADEFPIQLLEDETCKKSANNEEQDGKLKKRVIFFHPYLLRLLSVTTMQFGSMWVTNTLRMWQPQLFAMMDDFDSHDHNSTMGKQYTFCEILDLSSAGNEISITTADGADCSVVNETVYMNTAISSLFGCACLLVASLMLNILNHKILLYICYGVSFCCIVCLYWSTNALLTLILTGMTVGFTNTTLSTIIGATVILFPTSLRAIAVSLAMMVGRIGTIVGNLLFPVLLSYGCLVPMIQLALFTLLCIVLTWLLPLYKEKSKK; this is encoded by the exons ATGCCGCATAATCATAGAATCAGTGTAATTACCGTGTCAGACAAACATACTGACGGCGATAGGAATAATTTCAGTTACACAACAGGCGAAGCTGTAAAGAAGAAACCAGCAGACTTCGAGACAGCGATCGCAACCGCCGGTTATGGAAAATTTCAGTATCTTCTTCTTTTGACGATTATTCCCGTTTCATGGTCGAACAGCATCGACACGGCGAGTGTGGCCATTATTCTTCCCTCTGCAGAATGCGATCTGCAAATGACGTTGTTTCAAAAGGGCGTCTTGAACGCAATCATTTTCGTGG GGATGGTTTCCAGCGGTTATCTATGGGGTTACGTAGCCGACGTTCGAGGAAGAAAAGTCGTCTTCATGTACGGCTATTTAGCTGATGGTATCTGCAATATCCTCTGCGGTTTCTCGCAGAATTTTTGGACGCTAGCTTTCTTCAAGTTCCTCAGCGGTTTTAT aaTAAGTGGCCCGCATGCATCGATTCTTGCTTATTGCTCAGAATTCTACGGGGTGAAGGAACGAGTTAGAATTCCACTCGTCATTGGTTTCTCCATTACTTTTGGAAACACTGTGGCAGCAG CCCTTGCCTGGCTCGTCATCCCTCAAACTTGGTCCATCGTCCTTTGGGACGGTGTTTTCGTCTACAATTCCTGGAGACTTTACCTGTCGCTCTGTGGAGTGCCAAGTTTGATCGGCCTCGTTTGTCTCTCCCGATTCCCGGAGAGTCCAAAGTTTTTGATGTCACAGGGTCGTAGGGAAGAGGCGTTGGAAGTTTTCAAGAAGATTTACAGAGTAAATTCAGGCAAACCCGCGGATGAATTTCCG ATACAATTGTTAGAGGACGAGACTTGTAAGAAATCGGCGAATAATGAAGAGCAAGATGGCAAGCTTAAAAAAAGAGTGATATTTTTTCATCCATATCTACTTCGACTCCTTTCGGTAACGACCATGCAATTTGGATCGATGTGGGT AACAAACACTCTGCGCATGTGGCAGCCACAACTTTTCGCGATGATGGATGATTTCGATTCCCACGATCATAATTCAACAATGGGAAAACAATATACATTTTGCGAAATTTTGGATCTTTCTTCCGCCGGGAATGAAATTTCGATAACCACCGCGGATGGAGCAGACTGT TCAGTCGTCAATGAAACAGTTTACATGAACACTGCCATTTCATCCCTCTTCGGATGCGCCTGCCTGCTGGTCGCGAGCCTTATGCTAAATATCTTGAATCATAAAATCTTACTGT ATATCTGTTATGGAGTATCGTTCTGCTGCATAGTGTGTTTATATTGGTCAACCAACGCACTGTTAACATTGATACTCACTGGCATGACCGTCGGATTTACAAACACTACTTTAAGTACCATCATCGGTGCGACTGTTATCCTCTTTCCAACTTCATTAAG ggCAATCGCAGTTAGCTTGGCGATGATGGTAGGAAGAATCGGGACCATCGTTGGTAATCTTCTGTTCCCAGTTCTTCTCTCCTATGGATGTCTGGTACCCATGATCCAACTTGCACTCTTCACCTTAC TTTGCATCGTTTTAACGTGGTTGCTTCCGCTGTACAAGGAGAAGTCGAAGAAATAA